A stretch of Henckelia pumila isolate YLH828 chromosome 4, ASM3356847v2, whole genome shotgun sequence DNA encodes these proteins:
- the LOC140861015 gene encoding uncharacterized protein, whose product MDPKDFSGLTEPFVAEGWIHSLEVIFRYMELGDPDRVRCASFLLKDDAALWWEGVEKTVDPDTLPWTDFRKLFFDKYFTAEGDLSVAEFVRKFERGCHFVPLIGDDEAEKLQHFIDGLRPTIHRDVVMAEPADYATVLR is encoded by the exons ATGGACCCGAAGGATTTTTCCGGTTTGACAGAACCATTTGTAGCTGAGGGTTGGATCCACTCACTTGAGGTGATCTTTCGGTACATGGAGTTGGGTGATCCAGACCGAGTTCGTTGTGCCAGCTTTCTTCTCAAGGATGATGctgccctttggtgggagggagtTGAGAAGACAGTGGATCCGGATACTTTACCATGGACTGATTTTCGGAAGCTTTTCTTTGATAAGTACTTTACTGCGGAA GGGGATCTATCGGTGGCCGAGTTCGTGAggaagttcgagaggggctgccaCTTTGTGCCTTTGATTGGCGATGATGAAGCAGAGAAGCTTCAACACTTTATTGATGGGCTGCGACCCACGATCCACCGTGATGTGGTGATGGCGGAGCCAGCAGACTATGCTACTGTGCTCAGATGA